ttttcttcatttctccCTCACCTATGTCGTTTCCCACATCAAACAACCCAGCATGCGATCTTATATTACCAACAATTTGGCCATAATCATTTTTTTCTGCTGGATCACTTCCCTTGCAGCCTTCAGTTCCATCATTCTACGAATTAAATGATTGAACCTGAAAAACAGGCGTACCATCTCTGGCAACATTATAAGAACAGAATTACAAAATTTGCAGTCTATGGGAcgggaaaagaaaatttgatggaTTCAAAAAGCTGTTTCGCATGTACGAATCATCATCTATATATAATTCCTTAACCGCATAAAGTACTCAAAGAAGTCTGACATTGCTCATTTATTACATCACAAATTAAACATCCACGAAAATCTGATTATATAACGGGAGTATCCTAGGCTATGAATGCAGTAAACTTATGAGTGCAGAAGATTCATCAACTATGCGCAGCCAAACCCCAACCTTGCAACTACCCTCCAGAGAAACGGTTTACCCAACGTTTCACTCTTGCTTAGCTTCAGCACTAGTTGAGGTTTCCTCAGATTTAACAGCTGAGCTTTCAGATGGAATATCTTCAGCAGCTTTAGTGGTTTCACCAGTGGCTTCTCCATCAGTTTCTGCCTTCTTAATAGTTCCAACCGTGACATACTTGCTCATGAACTTGTATTCCCAATCCTGTAAGGCATCAAGTTCAAATGGACCAAGACCAGAGATATCACCAGTCAGATCTTTGTCTTCAAAAGACATTTTTGCAAGAGCTCTGCTAGCATCTTTTCCTGCGAACAGTGCGTAAGGCCCACCAGGTCCATAAAACATCCTGCAGCCATGGTTCAGAAGTAAACAAACTAAGATCCATAAGCAAGAAAACTATTTAAGACAGCATAGGCAAAGTACTAGTAGCTATCAAACTATTAGTTGCACATAACCCATAATGACATGGATGGTTAAGCAAGAATGGCAAAGT
The Prunus dulcis chromosome 2, ALMONDv2, whole genome shotgun sequence DNA segment above includes these coding regions:
- the LOC117618991 gene encoding membrane steroid-binding protein 2 encodes the protein MALQLWETLKEAIVAYTGLSPATFFTLLALLVAIYHVISGLFGSSDNHQTPRNMEEMQPLAPPVQLGEITEDELKQYDGTDSKKPLLMAIKGQIYDVSQSRMFYGPGGPYALFAGKDASRALAKMSFEDKDLTGDISGLGPFELDALQDWEYKFMSKYVTVGTIKKAETDGEATGETTKAAEDIPSESSAVKSEETSTSAEAKQE